In Aegilops tauschii subsp. strangulata cultivar AL8/78 chromosome 3, Aet v6.0, whole genome shotgun sequence, one genomic interval encodes:
- the LOC109786050 gene encoding ubiquinol oxidase 2, mitochondrial encodes MPVCPQPCSPASSRREELAGQQPKRRRGAPSRRSSSSSTRRVWVDGSVALLDAAMENRIQGGLPPELAAHATRSSARNGHGAVGSAARREGGGARFFSVAGRSPAALGVGAARTAATLKQGEKEAASYWGVAPARLVKEDGTEWKWSCFRPWDAYEADVSIDLTKHHRPATLGDKVALWTVKAMRWPTDLFFQRRYGCRAMMLETVAAVPGMVAGAVLHLRSLRRFEQSGGWIRALLEEAENERMHLMTFMEVSQPRWYERALVVAVQGVFFHAYLATYLASPKVAHRMVGYLEEEAVHSYTEFLRDLEAGKIDDVPAPAIAIDYWRLPAGATLKDVVRVVRADEAHHRDVNHYASDIHCQGHALREVAAPIGYH; translated from the exons ATGCCCGTGTGCCCGCAGCCATGCTCGCCGGCAAGCAGCCGCCGTGAGGAGCTCGCCGGCCAGCAACCAAAGCGCCGCCGTGGAGCTCCCTCCCGTCGCTCGTCCTCGTCCAGTACGCGCAGGGTGTGGGTGGACGGCTCCGTCGCCCTTCTGGACGCCGCCATGGAGAACCGCATCCAGGGAGGCCTCCCGCCGGAGTTAGCCGCCCATGCCACCCGCA GCTCGGCAAGAAATGGCCATGGTGCAGTCGGTAGCGCGGCGCGGCGCGAGGGCGGTGGGGCGCGCTTCTTCTCCGTGGCCGGCCGCTCACCGGCGGCGCTCGGCGTCGGCGCCGCGCGCACGGCTGCCACGTTAAAGCAAGGGGAGAAGGAGGCGGCGAGCTACTGGGGCGTGGCGCCGGCGAGGctcgtcaaggaggacggcaccgAGTGGAAGTGGTCGTGCTTCAGG CCGTGGGATGCGTACGAGGCTGACGTGTCCATCGATCTGACGAAGCACCACCGGCCGGCCACGCTCggggacaaggtggccttgtggACGGTCAAGGCGATGCGCTGGCCCACCGACCTCTTCTTCCAG AGGAGGTACGGTTGCCGCGCCATGATGCTGGAGACGGTGGCCGCAGTCCCCGGCATGGTGGCTGGCGCGGTGCTCCACCTCCGGTCGCTCCGGCGCTTCGAACAGAGCGGCGGGTGGATCCGTGCACTGCTGGAGGAGGCCGAGAACGAGCGCATGCACCTGATGACCTTCATGGAGGTGTCCCAGCCGCGGTGGTACGAGCGCGCGCTCGTCGTCGCCGTCCAGGGCGTCTTCTTCCACGCGTACCTCGCCACCTACCTCGCCTCCCCAAAGGTCGCGCACCGCATGGTGGGGTACCTGGAGGAGGAGGCCGTGCACTCCTACACCGAGTTCCTCCGTGACCTCGAGGCCGGCAAGATCGACGACGTGCCCGCGCCGGCCATCGCCATCGACTACTGGCGCCTCCCGGCCGGCGCGACCCTGAAAGATGTCGTCAGGGTTGTCCGCGCCGACGAGGCGCACCACCGGGACGTCAACCACTACGCCTCT GACATACATTGCCAGGGGCATGCACTGCGAGAGGTAGCTGCGCCGATCGGCTACCACTGA